The Planococcus donghaensis genome contains a region encoding:
- the trhA gene encoding PAQR family membrane homeostasis protein TrhA: MTAYIREPFNALSHLVGALLSLAALLAMVTKTAYADQPALHVVAVSIFGISLILLYTASTIYHSAISQPYIVAFLRKLDHSMIFALIAGSYAPFCLIALGGTLGWTLFSLVTVLGLSGIFFKMVWFHSPRWLSTAIYIAMGWIIIFAVVPLADSLSLTGLLLLVAGGVSYTVGGVIYGIKPNFLSSKHLGFHEIFHLFILFGSLCHFLSVYFYVL; the protein is encoded by the coding sequence ATGACAGCATACATTCGAGAACCATTTAATGCTTTATCCCATTTAGTAGGAGCCTTACTGTCTTTAGCTGCCCTGCTAGCAATGGTGACGAAAACAGCCTATGCAGATCAACCTGCGTTACACGTAGTAGCGGTTTCCATCTTTGGCATTAGCTTAATCTTGTTATACACTGCCTCTACCATTTATCATTCAGCCATTTCTCAACCTTACATCGTTGCGTTTTTACGGAAACTCGATCACTCGATGATTTTTGCATTAATCGCTGGATCTTATGCACCTTTTTGTCTCATTGCGCTTGGCGGAACACTCGGTTGGACTTTATTTTCACTTGTTACGGTTTTAGGACTCAGCGGAATTTTCTTTAAAATGGTTTGGTTTCATTCTCCGAGATGGCTTTCTACTGCGATTTACATCGCAATGGGTTGGATCATTATTTTCGCCGTTGTCCCATTAGCGGATAGTCTTTCTTTAACAGGTTTACTTTTACTTGTTGCTGGCGGTGTTTCTTATACAGTCGGTGGTGTTATATACGGCATCAAACCAAATTTCCTGTCTTCCAAACACTTAGGTTTTCATGAAATTTTCCACCTGTTTATTCTTTTCGGCAGTCTCTGTCATTTCTTATCCGTATACTTTTATGTGCTATAA
- a CDS encoding DUF1836 domain-containing protein → MHIGNANKLIEKMAFENQVLPEDIPKIDLYVDQVIQLFESNFAETKRHPDEKILTKTMINNYAKGKLFYPIQNKKYSRNHIMLISLIYQMKSALSINDVKQVLEGINEKAEQKELDLEQFYQSYLNLQQNNIAFFENGLTQQVKETAEQVSDVENSEELERVLLIASLVHTSNLYRRAAEKLVDEMVERGKA, encoded by the coding sequence GTGCATATCGGAAATGCAAATAAACTTATCGAAAAAATGGCTTTTGAAAACCAAGTTTTACCAGAAGACATTCCGAAGATTGATTTGTATGTCGATCAAGTCATTCAATTGTTTGAATCCAATTTCGCAGAAACCAAAAGGCATCCAGATGAAAAAATTCTCACAAAAACGATGATTAATAATTACGCAAAAGGAAAATTGTTTTATCCAATTCAAAACAAAAAATACAGCCGTAATCATATTATGCTAATCAGTTTGATTTATCAGATGAAAAGTGCGTTATCGATCAATGACGTCAAACAAGTATTAGAAGGCATCAATGAAAAGGCAGAACAAAAAGAATTAGACCTTGAACAGTTCTATCAAAGCTATTTAAACCTTCAACAAAATAATATCGCATTTTTTGAAAATGGATTAACACAACAAGTGAAAGAAACTGCTGAGCAAGTGTCGGATGTTGAGAATTCAGAAGAACTGGAACGTGTGTTATTAATTGCCTCTTTAGTTCATACGAGCAACCTTTATCGTAGAGCAGCTGAGAAACTAGTGGATGAGATGGTCGAAAGGGGCAAAGCGTAA
- a CDS encoding YaiI/YqxD family protein has protein sequence MSKILIDADGCPVVSQTIELAKVYRISVILICDTSHEMHREGAETITVSKGADAVDFVLVNRVKKGDIVVTQDYGLAAMVLAKRGIPIDQNGRVYSDENIEQLLHGRHVAKKIRQSGGRMKGPKKRRSEDNEKFQAALKQLLRQAKENEEMPGT, from the coding sequence ATGAGTAAAATTTTAATAGACGCAGATGGTTGTCCCGTTGTATCACAAACAATTGAATTAGCGAAAGTTTATCGTATATCTGTCATATTGATTTGCGACACTTCCCATGAAATGCATCGAGAAGGCGCAGAGACTATAACGGTATCAAAAGGAGCAGATGCTGTGGACTTCGTTCTTGTCAACCGAGTAAAAAAAGGGGATATTGTGGTCACACAAGATTATGGACTTGCAGCAATGGTACTTGCTAAACGAGGAATACCGATTGATCAAAACGGCCGTGTTTATTCGGATGAAAATATTGAACAATTGCTTCATGGTCGTCATGTCGCGAAGAAGATTCGGCAAAGTGGCGGCAGAATGAAGGGGCCTAAAAAACGACGGTCTGAAGATAATGAGAAATTCCAAGCTGCTTTAAAACAGTTGTTGAGGCAAGCAAAAGAAAACGAAGAAATGCCTGGCACATAA
- a CDS encoding S-layer homology domain-containing protein, with protein MKTLVSLIAAVILMLSSFLAPANAIVLFDDVNADHPFAFEIAYLHEEGIINGYPDGTFRPNDPVTRAHAIAMIGRAVYLDDTARSTGFKDVPSSHPFSGYIASAAEKEIIFGFPNNYFRPDWTVTRGQTAAILDRAFYFPKAPDNTFKDMKKNHFAFNAVSRLAYYGVARGYPDNTFRPDTPVTRAQFAAFLARAVDPVFIPEKQKLLSTANKILAELKAKDFADVATYVSSADGLTFCPYSGGCLDNGGVTFTKAQLPNFMTNPNDYLWGYQDGSGFEINLTPAEYYDQYLMNATYTDKDRYGRTTQPTAHEFIHQLYPKAMIVEYHNPGTEQYDGMDWQSLSMVFEKNTSGKWILVAIINDRWTI; from the coding sequence ATGAAGACTTTGGTGTCCTTAATTGCAGCTGTCATCCTGATGCTCAGTTCATTTTTAGCTCCCGCCAACGCGATTGTTTTGTTTGATGACGTAAATGCTGACCATCCGTTTGCTTTTGAAATTGCTTATCTTCATGAAGAAGGCATCATCAATGGATATCCTGATGGTACCTTCAGACCAAATGACCCTGTCACTCGTGCCCACGCGATTGCGATGATTGGACGAGCGGTGTATTTAGACGATACAGCGCGCTCGACCGGCTTTAAAGATGTTCCTTCAAGTCATCCGTTTTCTGGCTATATTGCTTCGGCTGCTGAAAAGGAAATCATTTTTGGTTTCCCGAATAATTATTTCCGTCCTGATTGGACCGTTACTCGTGGACAAACTGCAGCTATACTAGACAGAGCTTTCTATTTCCCTAAAGCTCCTGACAATACGTTTAAGGATATGAAGAAAAATCATTTTGCATTTAATGCCGTATCACGACTCGCTTATTATGGGGTAGCACGTGGATACCCGGATAATACGTTCCGACCTGACACACCAGTGACTCGCGCACAATTTGCTGCCTTTTTAGCTCGCGCAGTTGACCCGGTGTTCATCCCTGAAAAGCAGAAATTGCTCTCTACAGCCAACAAAATTTTGGCTGAACTAAAAGCAAAAGACTTTGCTGATGTCGCTACTTATGTAAGTTCTGCAGACGGATTGACCTTCTGTCCTTACAGCGGAGGATGTCTCGATAACGGCGGTGTTACCTTTACGAAAGCACAACTTCCAAACTTCATGACTAACCCTAATGATTATTTATGGGGTTATCAAGATGGTAGTGGCTTTGAGATCAACTTAACGCCTGCTGAATATTATGATCAGTATTTGATGAATGCGACTTATACCGATAAAGATCGGTATGGAAGAACGACTCAACCAACGGCTCATGAGTTTATCCATCAGCTCTATCCTAAGGCCATGATCGTTGAGTACCATAACCCAGGAACAGAACAGTACGACGGTATGGACTGGCAAAGCTTGAGCATGGTATTCGAAAAAAATACTAGCGGTAAATGGATATTAGTAGCGATTATCAATGATCGCTGGACCATTTAA
- a CDS encoding AI-2E family transporter — protein MWIRKPFFEYTTAILLVAITLFFLGKIDYVLEPIQIVIATIFAPVLLGGLFYYLLRPFVNWLARFVPKIVGIGIIFTVIALTASLLIYFFGPVITKQVDSLANLAPETVEEVTEESNHFLANFQFGGVTGSEIRMWTLDYLENLSEGLLNNVMDILAMLMNIVIVLIVVPFVLFFLLKDDNKFIPHLTKYLPEEHKMEGKKILKDVDQTLSAFIVGQAFVAGVVGVLMYIGYLIIGLDYALSLAIFAMFLIIVPFLGPLIGIVPALFVALTSGDMWMAVKVILVLLVVQQLEGNLVTPNIMGNRLNIHPLTIILLLMIAGALYGFIGILIAIPTYAVLKTLVHNFRLFNRLRKKREVASKKAL, from the coding sequence ATGTGGATTAGAAAGCCGTTTTTCGAATACACAACCGCTATATTACTTGTTGCAATCACGTTGTTTTTTTTAGGGAAAATTGATTATGTGCTAGAACCTATACAAATCGTCATCGCAACAATTTTCGCTCCTGTCTTGTTAGGTGGCCTTTTTTATTATTTATTGCGACCATTTGTAAATTGGTTAGCACGGTTTGTGCCTAAAATTGTAGGGATCGGCATTATTTTCACGGTCATTGCCTTAACGGCTTCTTTGCTAATTTACTTTTTTGGACCGGTTATTACTAAACAAGTCGATAGTTTAGCAAATTTGGCACCGGAAACAGTAGAAGAAGTAACAGAAGAATCTAATCATTTTTTAGCTAATTTTCAATTCGGGGGAGTAACAGGTTCAGAAATTCGCATGTGGACATTGGATTATTTAGAAAATTTATCAGAAGGTTTACTGAATAACGTGATGGATATTTTGGCGATGCTGATGAATATCGTGATTGTGTTAATCGTCGTACCTTTTGTCTTGTTCTTTCTATTGAAGGACGATAACAAGTTTATTCCACATCTGACTAAGTATTTACCTGAAGAGCATAAAATGGAGGGTAAAAAAATATTAAAAGATGTGGATCAAACTTTATCTGCTTTTATTGTCGGTCAAGCCTTTGTTGCTGGCGTCGTAGGAGTCTTAATGTATATCGGTTATCTTATTATCGGCTTGGACTACGCTTTGAGTTTGGCAATTTTTGCGATGTTCTTAATCATTGTGCCGTTTCTAGGTCCTCTTATTGGTATTGTTCCGGCCCTTTTTGTGGCATTAACGAGTGGAGATATGTGGATGGCAGTGAAAGTTATCCTCGTGTTACTCGTGGTTCAACAACTAGAAGGGAATTTGGTTACGCCGAACATTATGGGAAATCGGTTGAACATTCATCCTTTAACAATTATTTTGCTCCTAATGATTGCAGGTGCTTTATATGGGTTTATCGGAATTTTAATCGCTATTCCAACATACGCAGTTTTGAAAACATTGGTTCATAACTTCCGATTATTTAATCGATTACGTAAAAAAAGAGAAGTTGCTAGTAAAAAGGCACTTTAG
- a CDS encoding transporter substrate-binding domain-containing protein: MKKWSLLALLMAMMLVIAACGSDESEDTTDGGESGSDAKTYKVGIDTTYPPFEFEVDGEYTGIDIDLITAIAENQGFEIEFSPMDFGGIIPALQADQLDIAIAGMSITDERKAVVDFSDPYFDAGLSLVVAEDNNEITSLDDLEGKTVAVKSGTTGAQFARDNEAEYGYTVAQFEDSPSMFQEVSNGNAAVLLEDYPVIAYAIAESGLSLKTVGDRLTGDQYGIAVLKGQNAEVLEQINTGLQELRDSGKYDEILAKYIAE; this comes from the coding sequence ATGAAAAAATGGAGTCTTTTAGCACTACTTATGGCAATGATGCTCGTGATCGCTGCTTGTGGATCCGACGAGAGTGAAGATACAACGGATGGTGGGGAAAGCGGAAGTGACGCAAAAACTTACAAAGTAGGAATCGACACAACGTACCCACCTTTCGAGTTTGAAGTAGATGGCGAGTATACGGGAATCGATATCGACTTGATTACAGCAATTGCTGAAAACCAAGGGTTCGAAATTGAATTTAGCCCAATGGACTTTGGCGGAATTATCCCAGCTTTGCAAGCGGATCAATTGGATATCGCGATTGCTGGTATGAGTATTACAGATGAGCGTAAAGCAGTAGTTGATTTTTCTGATCCTTACTTTGATGCAGGTTTGTCTCTTGTTGTAGCAGAAGACAACAATGAAATTACATCATTAGATGATTTAGAAGGCAAAACAGTAGCGGTTAAGAGCGGAACAACAGGTGCTCAATTTGCTCGTGATAACGAAGCAGAATACGGCTACACTGTAGCACAATTCGAAGATAGCCCATCAATGTTCCAAGAAGTTTCAAACGGCAATGCAGCAGTATTGTTAGAAGATTACCCAGTTATTGCTTATGCAATTGCTGAAAGTGGACTTTCATTGAAAACAGTTGGAGATCGTTTAACTGGAGATCAATACGGAATTGCTGTATTAAAAGGTCAAAACGCAGAAGTACTTGAGCAAATTAACACAGGTCTTCAAGAATTGCGTGACAGCGGTAAATACGATGAAATTTTAGCGAAGTATATTGCAGAATAA
- a CDS encoding amino acid ABC transporter permease encodes MDTIINAFPYLMEGLKVTLYIFAIAIVLGFLIGLIVALFRLAPLKILNWIAKIFVDAIRGTPFIVQLFFIYFGLNSLAFISLDNTTAGIVTVAINAGAYFSEIIRAGIQSIDKGQTEAARSLGLNSTQNMRYIVLPQAFRRMLPTITNQAIISLKDTSLLSVIGVADLTQEGRIQASATFDAFNVYLILGIIYFVVIYLLSMLANYVERKFVLR; translated from the coding sequence ATGGATACAATTATTAACGCCTTTCCGTATTTAATGGAAGGTTTGAAAGTAACGCTGTATATATTTGCAATTGCGATAGTACTTGGATTTTTAATTGGATTAATTGTTGCATTATTTAGACTAGCACCTTTAAAAATTTTAAATTGGATTGCAAAAATCTTTGTTGATGCCATTCGAGGAACGCCATTTATTGTCCAGCTATTCTTTATCTATTTTGGGTTGAACTCTTTAGCTTTTATTTCTTTAGATAATACGACTGCAGGGATTGTAACTGTGGCTATTAACGCAGGAGCTTACTTCTCGGAAATCATTCGTGCGGGTATTCAGTCGATTGATAAAGGGCAGACAGAAGCAGCGCGTTCGCTCGGTTTGAATTCAACACAAAATATGCGTTATATTGTATTGCCGCAAGCTTTCAGACGTATGTTGCCGACCATTACGAACCAAGCGATTATTTCATTAAAAGATACGTCTTTGCTATCGGTTATTGGGGTGGCAGATTTGACGCAAGAAGGTCGTATTCAGGCCAGCGCCACGTTTGATGCTTTTAATGTTTACTTAATCCTAGGAATTATATACTTCGTCGTTATTTACTTGCTCTCCATGCTGGCGAATTATGTAGAAAGGAAGTTTGTATTGCGATGA
- a CDS encoding amino acid ABC transporter ATP-binding protein, producing the protein MTMIRVENLKKSFGNLEVIKDISTVVEEKEVICVIGPSGSGKSTFLRCLNRLEEITGGHVYIEGTDITDPKIDINQIRQDVGMVFQQFNLFPHKSVLENIILAPMKVKKGDRKAVEKKAYELLDKVGLREKAKAYPGELSGGQKQRVAIARALAMDPKIMLFDEPTSALDPEMVGDVLDVMKQLAQEGMTMVVVTHEMGFAAEMGDRVLFIDGGYIVEENVPKELFGNPQHERTKAFLSKVL; encoded by the coding sequence ATGACTATGATTCGAGTAGAGAACTTAAAAAAATCATTCGGCAATTTAGAAGTTATAAAAGACATCAGTACAGTTGTGGAAGAAAAAGAAGTTATTTGTGTCATTGGTCCATCAGGTTCGGGGAAAAGTACGTTTCTTCGCTGCTTAAACCGACTTGAAGAAATTACCGGAGGTCATGTTTATATTGAAGGAACGGATATTACCGATCCGAAAATAGACATCAACCAAATTCGCCAAGACGTAGGAATGGTGTTTCAGCAATTTAACTTGTTTCCACATAAGTCGGTACTTGAAAATATTATTTTAGCGCCGATGAAAGTAAAAAAAGGCGATAGAAAAGCTGTTGAGAAAAAAGCTTATGAACTGTTGGATAAAGTAGGACTTCGTGAAAAAGCAAAGGCTTACCCAGGCGAACTATCGGGTGGTCAAAAGCAACGTGTGGCAATTGCTCGTGCACTGGCGATGGATCCGAAAATTATGCTATTTGATGAACCAACTTCAGCGCTTGACCCTGAGATGGTAGGCGATGTGCTAGATGTTATGAAGCAATTAGCGCAAGAAGGTATGACCATGGTCGTTGTGACACACGAAATGGGATTTGCTGCTGAAATGGGCGATCGCGTGTTGTTTATTGACGGAGGTTATATAGTAGAAGAAAATGTGCCGAAAGAATTGTTCGGCAATCCGCAACATGAGCGGACAAAAGCATTTTTGAGTAAAGTGTTATAA
- a CDS encoding peptidylprolyl isomerase, which translates to MAKKGHIHMENGEIIEFELFPNEAPNTVANFEELANSGFYNDVTFHRVIPGFVSQGGDPTGTGAGGSGKTIKCETAGNPHKHQAGSLSMAHAGKDTGSSQFFIVHAPQPHLDGVHTVFGQVTSGLETAKAMSNGDKMTKVHVFDEE; encoded by the coding sequence ATGGCTAAAAAAGGACACATCCACATGGAAAACGGCGAAATCATCGAATTCGAACTTTTCCCTAATGAAGCACCAAACACTGTTGCAAACTTTGAGGAACTTGCAAACTCAGGTTTCTACAATGATGTAACATTCCACCGCGTAATCCCTGGCTTCGTAAGCCAAGGCGGCGACCCTACTGGTACGGGTGCAGGCGGCAGCGGCAAAACAATCAAATGTGAAACTGCAGGCAACCCACACAAACACCAAGCAGGAAGCCTTTCAATGGCGCATGCAGGTAAAGACACTGGTTCAAGCCAATTCTTTATCGTTCACGCACCACAACCGCATCTTGACGGCGTTCACACTGTCTTCGGACAAGTGACTTCAGGACTTGAAACTGCCAAAGCAATGAGCAATGGCGACAAAATGACAAAAGTTCACGTTTTTGACGAAGAATAA
- a CDS encoding SDR family oxidoreductase: MDLGIKDKVVVVMASSKGLGKAIALEFAKEGAIVVISSRNQQTLDVTAAEIKEASGNSQVFSYVCDGSKEQDILDLFQFVADQFGRVDILVNNTGGPKAGGFDAVEDADWYQAFEQNLLSYIRASRAVLPYMKEQQFGRIINVSSSSVKEVIDGLILSNTFRAGMVGFAKTLAREVAGDNILVNTVGPGRFATDRVAELDQIAANKQGIGVEQIVEKSKASIPAGRYGEPEEFAKIIVFLASSANSYLTGQSLVVEGGSLKAL, encoded by the coding sequence GTGGATTTAGGAATTAAAGACAAAGTTGTTGTTGTAATGGCTTCTAGTAAAGGTCTCGGCAAAGCAATCGCACTCGAGTTCGCTAAAGAAGGCGCTATTGTAGTTATCTCAAGTCGAAATCAACAAACACTTGATGTGACGGCAGCAGAGATTAAAGAAGCTTCTGGTAACAGCCAAGTATTCTCATACGTTTGCGACGGCTCGAAAGAACAAGATATTCTTGATTTGTTTCAATTCGTAGCCGATCAATTTGGACGTGTGGATATTTTGGTGAACAATACAGGCGGTCCAAAAGCTGGTGGTTTTGATGCAGTGGAAGATGCTGATTGGTACCAAGCGTTTGAACAAAATTTGTTAAGCTATATTCGCGCCTCCCGAGCCGTTCTTCCTTATATGAAAGAACAGCAATTCGGACGCATCATAAATGTCTCTTCTTCCTCTGTTAAAGAAGTGATTGATGGATTGATTTTGTCGAATACTTTCCGTGCTGGTATGGTTGGGTTTGCAAAAACTTTGGCACGTGAAGTCGCGGGCGATAACATTTTGGTCAACACTGTAGGACCTGGACGTTTTGCTACAGATCGTGTCGCCGAACTTGATCAAATTGCTGCAAATAAACAAGGCATTGGTGTCGAGCAAATTGTGGAAAAAAGCAAAGCATCGATTCCGGCCGGACGCTATGGAGAACCGGAGGAATTTGCCAAAATCATCGTTTTTCTTGCATCATCAGCTAACTCTTACTTAACCGGACAATCGCTCGTTGTAGAAGGTGGATCATTAAAAGCATTGTAA
- a CDS encoding NAD(P)/FAD-dependent oxidoreductase → MEEREVFDITIIGGGPTGLFASFYGGMRKMKVKIIDSLPQLGGQLTELYPDKFIYDIGGFPKVLAKDLVDNLVQQAKYGDPEICLEETVTAAERHEDYFVIQTDKGLHYSKAILLTAGVGAFQPRKLAVEGCEAFEGTSLHYGVKDLTVFSDKKVVVLGGGDSAVDWSMMLENVASHVTLSHRREKMTAHEANIDVLMASKVEVKKPFGVKELVGENGQVRELVLIDKEGNEERLEVDHVICNYGNITSLGAIKEWGLEMDKNSVIVNSKMETSIPGIYAAGDIATYEGKVKLIAVGFGEAPTAINNAKSYLDPKSKVQPLHSTSVFK, encoded by the coding sequence ATGGAAGAACGCGAAGTTTTTGATATAACGATTATCGGCGGCGGGCCAACAGGCTTGTTTGCTTCCTTTTACGGCGGTATGCGCAAAATGAAAGTGAAAATTATAGACAGTTTGCCACAACTGGGTGGTCAGCTGACTGAATTGTATCCGGATAAATTCATTTACGATATCGGTGGATTTCCAAAAGTGTTAGCAAAAGATTTAGTGGATAATTTAGTTCAACAAGCAAAGTACGGAGATCCTGAAATTTGTTTAGAGGAAACGGTAACTGCTGCTGAACGCCACGAAGACTATTTTGTCATTCAAACAGACAAAGGCCTGCATTATTCAAAAGCAATTTTGTTAACGGCAGGAGTCGGTGCATTCCAACCGCGTAAACTTGCAGTTGAAGGATGCGAAGCTTTTGAAGGAACATCTCTTCATTATGGAGTAAAAGATTTAACTGTCTTTAGCGATAAAAAAGTAGTTGTTTTAGGAGGCGGTGATTCAGCCGTTGACTGGTCAATGATGCTTGAAAACGTCGCGTCGCACGTAACCTTGAGCCACCGCAGAGAGAAAATGACTGCACACGAAGCGAACATTGATGTTTTAATGGCATCTAAAGTAGAAGTGAAAAAACCTTTTGGCGTAAAAGAATTGGTCGGCGAAAACGGCCAAGTCCGTGAGCTTGTGTTAATTGACAAAGAAGGCAATGAAGAACGTCTTGAAGTGGATCATGTAATTTGTAACTACGGCAACATTACTTCTCTAGGAGCTATTAAAGAGTGGGGCCTTGAGATGGATAAGAATTCCGTCATCGTTAACTCGAAAATGGAAACAAGTATTCCTGGAATCTATGCTGCAGGAGACATTGCAACGTATGAAGGGAAAGTAAAGCTGATCGCTGTTGGTTTCGGTGAAGCACCGACAGCCATTAATAACGCGAAATCTTACTTAGATCCAAAATCTAAAGTTCAACCCCTACACAGTACGAGCGTTTTCAAATAA
- a CDS encoding BCCT family transporter yields the protein MKNVTIVFWTSLLICLGMLAWGLISPEGFKIQTGEWTSAISSTFGWYYLLTVFLILTFCVYLIFSRFANLKLGKPGDKPEFSLISWFAMLFSAGMGMGLVFWTTAEPISHAFKNAPKSELGSDQAIQEAMQFSFFHWGLHAWAIYGIVALVLAYFKFHNDAPGLISATLIPLFGKKLMAGPLGKLIDTLAVFATIIGVASTLGFGSAQINEGLSFLFGTPNTFAFQLLILAVTTVLFIGSAWSGIGRGIKYLSNINMILAFILLVLLLIVGPTLYIFNSFTDTIGRYLTNFFSMSFNLEPVNEDQRAWVDGWTVFYWAWWISWAPFVGIFIARISRGRTIKEFMLGVLLVPSLVCFIFFAVFGVSALNLEQNGIAKISEYSIETATFGVLQYYPLGTLLSYITLFVIAIFFITSADSATFVLGMQTTGGMLNPPNLVKITWGIIQSSVAAIVIYTGGTQGLQNALIIAALPFSVVILLMGVSFLKAAAQDPLVKTSKKQ from the coding sequence TTGAAAAATGTAACAATTGTTTTTTGGACTTCATTATTAATTTGTTTAGGCATGCTTGCCTGGGGTCTTATCTCCCCAGAAGGCTTTAAAATCCAAACAGGTGAATGGACTTCTGCTATTTCCAGCACGTTTGGTTGGTACTACCTTTTAACCGTATTCTTAATTTTGACTTTCTGCGTCTATTTAATCTTTTCTCGATTTGCGAATTTGAAATTAGGAAAACCTGGCGACAAGCCTGAGTTTTCTCTTATTTCTTGGTTTGCGATGCTATTTAGTGCAGGCATGGGGATGGGATTAGTTTTTTGGACAACCGCTGAACCGATTTCTCATGCCTTTAAAAATGCTCCCAAGTCTGAACTCGGATCAGATCAAGCGATTCAAGAAGCGATGCAATTTTCTTTTTTTCATTGGGGATTACATGCATGGGCCATTTATGGCATCGTTGCGTTAGTGTTAGCTTATTTTAAATTTCACAACGATGCACCCGGATTGATAAGTGCTACACTTATTCCCTTATTCGGGAAAAAGCTAATGGCAGGGCCATTAGGAAAACTAATTGATACACTAGCCGTCTTTGCCACTATTATCGGCGTAGCTTCGACGCTCGGATTTGGATCTGCACAAATCAACGAAGGTTTGTCATTTTTGTTCGGCACACCCAATACATTTGCTTTCCAATTGCTCATTCTCGCAGTAACGACCGTTCTTTTTATCGGATCAGCTTGGTCAGGTATTGGCCGCGGCATCAAATACTTGAGTAACATTAATATGATTCTTGCTTTTATCTTGCTCGTGTTGTTGTTAATTGTTGGTCCGACACTTTATATTTTCAATTCATTTACCGATACAATTGGCCGATATTTAACTAACTTCTTTTCGATGAGTTTTAATTTGGAACCAGTCAATGAAGATCAACGTGCGTGGGTCGATGGGTGGACAGTGTTTTATTGGGCTTGGTGGATTTCATGGGCTCCGTTTGTCGGAATCTTTATTGCCCGTATTTCTCGAGGACGTACCATTAAAGAATTTATGCTAGGTGTCTTATTGGTTCCTTCATTAGTCTGCTTTATCTTTTTCGCTGTGTTTGGCGTGTCTGCGTTAAACCTTGAGCAAAACGGCATTGCTAAAATTTCTGAATACAGTATTGAAACAGCAACTTTTGGTGTTCTGCAATATTACCCACTTGGAACTTTGCTGTCCTATATTACGTTGTTCGTTATCGCGATTTTCTTTATCACTTCTGCCGATTCAGCTACATTCGTGCTCGGTATGCAGACTACAGGTGGTATGTTAAATCCACCGAACCTTGTAAAAATCACGTGGGGTATTATTCAATCATCGGTTGCTGCTATCGTTATTTACACAGGTGGTACACAAGGTCTTCAAAACGCTTTGATCATCGCAGCATTGCCCTTTTCTGTCGTCATTCTCTTAATGGGTGTGTCGTTCCTCAAGGCCGCCGCACAAGATCCATTAGTTAAAACTTCTAAAAAGCAATAA
- a CDS encoding 3D domain-containing protein, which yields MKKQIVTLTAIAALSVGAATTASASSSYTVQSGDTLWGISQDNNVSVESLKGWNDLSSDLIFPNQALEIDGQATSKTTSDNSTYTVKSGDTLFEIASAHGISVDSLMSWNGISSTLIYPGETFTVKGGTAAPAPAKSTAPASAPASAPAEKAPTQASTQAGKTMTVSATAYTAYCAGCSGTTATGIDLRANPNQKVIAVDPSVIPLGSKVWVEGYGEAIAGDTGGAIKGNKIDVFIPTQSEALQWGRKNITIKVLN from the coding sequence ATGAAAAAGCAAATCGTTACACTAACTGCTATCGCAGCATTAAGTGTGGGAGCAGCTACTACAGCTAGCGCTTCATCATCATATACAGTTCAATCAGGTGACACTCTATGGGGAATTTCGCAAGATAACAATGTATCAGTAGAAAGCTTAAAAGGGTGGAACGATTTATCATCAGATTTAATCTTCCCGAACCAAGCACTTGAAATTGATGGGCAAGCAACATCAAAAACAACATCAGACAACTCAACATATACAGTAAAATCAGGTGACACATTATTTGAAATTGCAAGTGCTCATGGAATTTCAGTAGACAGCTTAATGAGCTGGAACGGTATTTCTAGTACGTTAATTTATCCTGGTGAAACATTTACAGTTAAAGGTGGTACTGCAGCGCCAGCACCAGCGAAATCGACTGCACCAGCATCAGCTCCAGCAAGTGCGCCTGCTGAGAAAGCACCAACGCAAGCTTCGACACAAGCTGGTAAAACAATGACAGTTTCTGCGACAGCTTATACAGCTTATTGCGCAGGATGTTCTGGAACTACAGCGACAGGTATTGACCTTCGCGCAAATCCTAACCAAAAAGTAATCGCAGTGGATCCTTCAGTTATTCCACTAGGCTCTAAAGTTTGGGTTGAAGGTTACGGAGAAGCAATCGCTGGTGATACTGGCGGCGCGATAAAAGGCAACAAAATTGATGTCTTTATCCCAACACAAAGCGAAGCTCTACAATGGGGCCGCAAAAACATTACAATTAAAGTCTTAAACTAA